AGAGGAACAAGAGCTCGATCGCTTCGAGAAGCTCTGGGGAATCCGGGAAATCTCCTTAAAGCAAGAGCCTCTACCCGAGGATGAAGGGGAATCCTTTGTCCTTTTGGTGAACGGAGAACCGGTTTTCTGCAAAGGAGCCGACTGGGTACCAGCGGATTCCCTCATTCCCAGGGTAACCAAGGAGAAGTACGAAAAGCTCATCGACGAAGCGAAAGAAGCAAACTTCAATATGTTCCGGGTTTGGGGCGGAGGAATATACGAGGATCCCTTCTTCTATGAGCACTGCGCGCGGCGAGGGATTATGGTGTGGCAGGACTTCATGTTTGCCTGCGCCTACTACCCAAAGGACCCGACATTTCTTAAAGAAGTAGCAAGAGAAATCGAGGCAGTGGTGAAAAATCTCCGCAACGAAACAGCCATAGTCCTCTGGTGTGGAAATAACGAATTGCAGTGGCTCCATGAACGGAACAAGGAGATCAGCGGACGCGCTGATCTTGAATTCCCAGACTACGACATATACCATGTCCTCATGCCTCGCCTTCTCAGAGAACTCGACCCCACAAGACCCTACTGGCTGTCGAGTCCATACGGCGGGAAAGACCCAAACTCCGAGTTCGAAGGCGACCGCCATGCCTGGTACGTGAGCATTCTTGCCGAGGACCTTAGGGAGCGGGTGAATTACGAGAATTACGCCAGGGACCGAGGAAAGTTCATTTCAGAGTTTGGCGTTCTTGCCCCACCAAGCCTTGCATCCCTTCGGGAATTCATTCCTCAGGACGAACTCTATCTTGATTCACCGTCCTGGCAGTTCCACAACAATGTCTTCGAGCGGGAAAACATTCGGGGCATGCTCCGGGAGTTTGTGAGGGATCCAGAAAGATTATCCTTTGAGGAATACCTCCACTACGCCCAGCTCCTTCAGGGAGAAGCGCTGAAATTCGCTCTTGAACACTGGAGGCGACGCAAGTTCCTGACCGCAGGAGCTTTGTTCTGGATGTACAGCGATTGCTGGGGAGCCATTGGATGGACAATTATCGATTACTATCTTCGGAGAAAGGCGAGCTATTACTTTGTCCGGAGAGCCTTCCAACCTGTAGACCTCTCAATAAAAAAGAACGAAGCTACTGCTGAGATCTTTGTGGTGAACGATACCCGAAGTCCTCGTGCCCTTTCCGTAACCTATGGCATCTCGCTTTTTGACGGCACGACCATCTTCTCAGGAAGCGAGTCTTTCCGGGTTGCTCCGAATACCGCCGAGCGAGTTGCCACCGTACCTCTTGCTTCCGTCCAAGGGAAAGAACGAGAAACCTTCCTCTGGGCTGTACTCCAGGACGGTGATACTGTCATCGACTGGGAACGATGCTTCTTTGCCCGCTTTAAAGATCTCGACCTTCCAAGGGCCTGTGTTCTTGGTAGACTCTTCCAGGAGAAGGGGACAACATTCCTTGAGCTTGAAACCGAAACCTTTGCGTGGTGCGTCTCCTTAGAGCTCCCTCAAGGTTTCTTGCCCGAGGATAACTACTTCGACCTCCTCCCTCGCATGAAGCGGCGCCTCAGGGTACAAGGCGAGGGAACCCTCAGGATTGAGGATATTCGGATTTCCTGGAACAATGCCTGAGCACGAGGGGGGACTCCTGTCCCCCCTCGGCACTAAACCTCTTCAACTCCAATCCCAAGGACCCGGGCGACCTGGTGGAGGGTAGGAATGTGCGCTCCTTTCACGATGCACACGTGGTGCGAGGGAAGTCCCTCAACGAGTCGATAGCCGTTTTGCACTCGAAGGATGGCCCCGTTCTCGCAATCGGAGCCCGGGTACTGCGCGTACCCCTCAAGGTACCCCGATGCAACCACCATTTTGCTCAGGGAGGGATGGAATTTCACAAGGGTTACAGGTCCTTCAGGAAGGCGGGCATCGAGGGCAATGGCGTTATCGTCGACGATGCGCAGGACTTTCCGCCGCACTTTCCAGGAAGAGGCGAAAGGACGGGGGAGTACCCCAAAGTACCCACAGTGGGCACAGAGGGCATGGTGCTCAGGCTCAGGGACGTCGGGGAACTTCTCGATGCGCTCGTGCTTGAGAGCCGCCTCTCCCATAAGGAAAGGGTAGATATTCGTCATCATCACTGGAGCCTTAAGGGAGAAGTACACCACGCACTCGGTAAGGAGGGAGAGAATATCGGCTTCACAGGCCCAAAGGATACCCTGTCTTTCAAAGAGCATGTTCCAGGCAAGGCAAGGCGTGGTGTCCGAGAAGAACGATTCGTTGAGGCAGTTCGTTCCCATGCCGAGAACTCGTTCGTGCGTCCCGAATTCCTCAGAAAGCGCAAGGTACATCTTCACCGCGCTTCGGAGGGACCGCTCAGGCACCCCCTCCGCAGGAAGATTCCACTGCCTCCGCTCAGCATCAGCAGCTTCATCCGGGATATTCTTTGCCCGCTCTGCAAGCTCCTTAAAGCTTTTCACAACGGTCTCAATTCCGAACTTTTCTCGAATTCCCTTCCGGCATTCCCCTTCCCACCAGAAGAAGCGCTTGAAAATCTCAGCCTGCATCCCTTCTCCAGGGTTATCCTGGAAAACGAGAAACCTCGCCCCCTGGGCACCCCTTCGGAAACCAAAAGCCCGGATAATAGCCCGGGTAAGTTCCAAAGAGTAAGGAGCAAAGACGGAGACCCCGTGATGCTCAAGATACGTCACAATCTCCCAATCCCACATGTTCATCGTCCCAAAAGGAGAAGTCACCACAAGGACGGGAAGACGCGACGCTTTTATAACCTCAACGGATCGGTACGCTTCTCCAAGAATCTGAGGAAAAAGGAGGGCATCAACCTCAGGATAGGTACTCCCCAAAGGGACAGGATCGAGAATCTCGGCTTCTTCTTTGAGGAGCTCTCGAAGCGTTGCGACCTGCTTCTTGTACTCTTCATCCATCCCTACAGAAAAATGCACAGGAAGAAGCTTTGCTTTCATACTTTCCTTCCCTCCTCCATGCGGTCAAAACAACTGTACCGGTTAGGCCCAAAAAGAAGCTCAAGCTACAGGCATAATGGCTCCCAAGGATTCCCCTTGACCAACGAACTTCCGGTAGATAGCCTTGGCCTCCTCAAGAGAGAGTTCTCGAAGCATTGCCTCGTACTGGAAGGGGAACTCCCAGCCAAGTCCAATCCGCTCGTAAAAGGCAAAGAGCGCAGCCAAAGAGGCAACGCTCTCGAAGCTATGGAGGAACAATCCTCGGGTGTAGGCCTTGGCTTCGCTGAATTCTTCTTCACCGAGGTTCAAGAGATTCCGGAACTCCTCTCTCAGGATGCCCACCACAGTGTCGAAGTAGCAGGGGGCAAATCCACAGTACGCGCAGATAAAAGAGGGGCCAAGAAGAGGCACGTATACCGACCCAACCTGGTAACTCAAACCCCGGTTCTCTCGGATTTTTGTGAAAAGTCGCGAGTACATGCCTCCCCCAAGGACGTTGTTGAGCACGTCAAAAGCGACACGGTCCTTTACCTCAAGAATCCCTGGAGCCCGAAACCCTAAAACCACCCAGCTATCCCGAACTTCCTTGCAGTCGACAATCTTCAAAGAGGCGGGGAAAAATCGGTCCCGAGAGGGAAAAGAAAATTCCCGGGGAATAATGGAACCAAGCTCTCGCTCGAGAATTTTCTCCATACGGTCCTTGTTGAACTTTCCAGCCACCGCGAGAACCATGTTATTCGGGACAAAAGTCCGTTCGTACCAGGAAACGACCTGCTCCTGAGTCATGCGTTCGAGACTCCGAATCTCTCCAAGGGTCGGGAAGGCATAGGGATGCCGACCGAAGAAAGCTCGTTTGAACCGGAGCATAGCCGCCTTCAGAGGGTCATCATCAAGAGCACGGAGGAGATCGATGAGAAAGCATTTCTCCTTTTCCACCTCTTCAGGGAGAAAAGCCGGGGTTTTGATGGCCTCAAGAAAAAGGGCGAGGATATCTTCAGCCACCTCTGCCGGACCCTGCATGACCACTTTTCCGGTGAAGTAGTTCGAAGAGCTCTCAAAGGTGGCTCCAAGGTGCTCGACAGCCCTGCTGAACTCAATGCCACTTTTTTGCTTTGTCCCTTTAAGAAGTGCCTCCTGGAGGAGTGCCGATATACCTCGCTCTTCCTTCCTTTCAAAGATATTGCCAAGACCAAGAAGGAGATGGAAAACGACGAGCTCGCTCTCCCGAGGGATGAAAAGAAGGGTGAGACCGTTTCTGAAAACCCGCTTTTCCACCCGGAAGGATTTTTCGTCCACCTCACCCACCTGGCTTGATGCAGATAGAGGTCCCTCGCTCGAAGTCCACATACCTTCGGGCCACCTCCACAAGGTCTTCGGGCTTTGCTCTCTCAACCTGGAAGAAAGCCCGAAGACTCCGATCAATACTATCTATGGTATCAAGGCGCCCCAGGAGCTCTGCGCTCCCAAGGGTTGTCTCAATGGCGTTGAAGAACCCGCTTTTGAGAAGGTTTTTGGCCCTCTCAAGTTCTTCTTCCGTGGGAGCAAAGTAGGTGAGTTTGGTAAACTCTCCCCGGATGGCTTCTTCGATTTCCTCAAAGTTCCCCTGAGAAAAGGTGAAAAAGATGGCAAAAATCCCCACATGCTCGTAGTACGAGTACGTGGTGTGGATGGTGTCAACGAGTCGGCGCTCCTCTCGAAGGGCAATGTTGAGCCTTGAACCAAGCCCATCCCCCATAATAAGGGAAAGAAGACGGAGGAGGTAAAAGTTGTCGCTTTTAATTCCGTCGCAGAGGAATCCTATGGCACCGTAGAACCTCCGAACATCCATGACGCATTCCACAATCTGCCGCTCCGGAAGCGGCAGAGGCGGGAAGAAAGAGTTATTGAGTTCTTGCGGCAAACTCATAGAGGCGAAGAGCTCTTCAGAAAAAGCAAAGAGCTCCTCCTCTTTGAGGTTTCCGCTCACTGCAAGGACCATGTTGGCAGGATGGTAGAAGCGGCTCTGGTGCTCGAGGAGATCCTCTCGGGTGAAACGCTGCACCGTATCTTCTCGACCCAGGATGGGGAGACCGTAAGGGGTTTCCGAGAACACCCGCTCGTAGAGGAGGTGGGCAAGACGCTCCTCCGGGTCATCCTCGTCGATGTGGATTTCCTGGATGACCACCATCTTCTCCCGCTCGATATCCTCTGGGTCAAGAAGGGGCTGGGTCACAAGCTCCATCTCTAAGGAGAGGGCTTCTTTCCAGAATTCCTGAGGGACAACCAGGTAGAAATCCGTTGTGTCGAGGGAGGTCCCGGCGTTCAGGGTCCCCCCAAGGGCCTGAACCCGCCGGGACAGTAAAAGTCCAGGGAAGTGCACCGTCCCCTTGAAGACCATGTGCTCGAAGAAATGGGAAATACCGTTCTTCTCCGGCTTTTCGTCCCTCACCCCCGCCCGCACCCAGAGGTTCACCGCCACAAGAGGAGAGTCCATGCGGCGGAAAACAATCCGGGCGCCACAGGGGAGGACCCGCTTCGTGTACGAGAGAAACTGCACCCTACACCCACCAGGCCTGCCCTATCTTCTCACGAATAACAACCTCTTTGAGGAAAGCAACCGCCTTTTCGAAACCTTCCCGTCCGGACATGAGGGAATCCTCGTGCTCTATGGAGAGAACCCCATCGTACCCTACAAGCCGTAAAGTGCTCACGAAATCCTTCCAGAAGCCAAAATCATGCCCATAGCCCACGGTACGGAAAATCCAGGAACGCTTGCTCTCTTCGGTGTACACCTTGGTGTCGAGGTTTCCGTTAACGAGGCTGTTGACCGGGTCAATTTTCGTGTCCTTGGCGTGGACGTGGTAGATGGCTCCCTCGAGTTTCCTCAGGGCAAAAATTGGGTCAATACCCTGCCAGAAGAGGTGGCTCGGGTCGAAATTCGCCCCGATGACGTCCCCAACTGCCTCCCGGAGGCGAAGAAGCGTCTCAGGATTGTACACGCAAAAGCCGGGGTGCATCTCGAGGCACACCCGAACTCCGTGGTCCTTGGCGAATTGCCCAGCTTTCCTCCAGTAGGGAATGAGCTTTTCCTCCCACTGCCACTTGAGAACCTCGAGGAAATCCGAAGGCCAGGGGCAAGTCACCCAGTTCGGGTACTTGGCATTCTCTGAATCTCCAGGACATCCGGAGAAGGTAATCACGTTCTGAACGCCGAGTTTTTCTGCAAGAAGGACACTTACCTCGAAATCCTCATGGTGCTTTCGGGCGATTTCGGGATTCGGATGGAGAGGATTCCCGTGGCAGCTTAAAGCGCTGATTTCAAGACCCCGGGACTCCACCGCTTCCTTGAAACGGGAGAGCTTCGAGGCATCGGCAAGGAGCTCCTTGGGGTTGCAGTGAGCGTTACCGGGATACCCTCCGGTGCCGATTTCCACCGCCTCCACACCCTGCGCCTTCACGTAGTCAAGAGCCTTCTCGAAAGGTTCGTTCTGGAAGAGGACGAGGAATACACCGATTTTCATAAAATCTCCACCCCTCTCTTGACTTTTGTGCTCCACTCCTTTATAAGGAAAAACAAAACTACACGCCTTAGTATATCCTCCCAAACGCAGGAACGCAACCTCCTCACGCAAAGGGGGCAGAGATCTTGGGGTACGAGAAAAGTGGGGTTCGTGTATCTTCAAGGGTACGGATGATTGCACCTTCGGCCACCCTCTCTATATCTGCAAAGGCTCAGGCTATGAAGCGCCAGGGAATTGACGTGATTTCCTTCAGCGCCGGGGAACCGGACTTTGATACCCCTTCGTTCATCAAAGAAGAGGCAAAGAGGGCAATTGATGCCGGATTTACGAAGTACACACCGACACAGGGGATTGCAGAGCTCCGAGAAGCCATCTGCGAGAAGCTCAAACGGGAAAACGGTCTTTCGTACTCACCTCAGGAAGTAATCGTCTCCTGCGGTGCAAAGCATTCCCTCTACAACGCCATCATGACCCTCTGCGATCCAGGGGATGAGGTGCTCTTGCCCATTCCTTTCTGGGTAACCTACGTGGAGCAGATACGGCTTGCCGGGGGAGAGCCGGTCTTCGTGGCTTGCAAAACCGATTCCCTTGCGCCGGATATCGACGCCTTAGAGAGGGCTATTACTCCAAAAACGAGACTCCTCATCCTCAACAACCCCTCAAATCCCACAGGGATTGTCCTCTCAGAAGAAATCCTTGCCCAGATCGCTCGCATTGCTGTGGAGAGAAACCTCTTGGTCATTTCCGACGAAATTTACGAACACCTGGTGTACGAAGTACCCTTCCCAAGGAGCATCGCCACCTTCCCGGGAATGAAAGAACGTACCGTAGTCATCAATGGGGTGTCGAAGACCTTCTCCATGACTGGCTGGCGAATTGGGTACGCGGCAGGGCCAAAAGAGGTCATCGAGGGAATGGCCCGCCTCCAGGACCACATGACCTCGAACCCAACCTCGGTGAGTCAGAAGGCCGCCCTTGCCGCCTTGCGCTGTCCACCTCATGTCGTTCGAGAAATGGTGGAAACCTTCAATGCCCGGCGAAAACTCATGCTCGCGCACCTTGCAGATATCCCCGATATCTCCTTCCCTGTTCCCCAGGGGGCTTTCTACGTCTTTGCCGATTTTTCAAAGTACTGTGGGGGACGTTTCGAGGGTGAACCCATCGGAGACTCAGTGCGCCTTGCAGAACTCCTCCTTGAGAAGGCCCACATTGCATGTGTTCCAGGGAGCGCCTTTGGCATGGAAGGGTACCTCCGCTTCTCGTACGCCACTTCTGAGAAAGCTATCGAAGCGGGGATGCAGCGATTGAAAGATTTTCTAAAGCGCGTCGAATAGGAGGTGTGATGAGTGCCGAAAATCCGTATCATCGATGTGACGAACCGTGATGGGGTACAAACGGCAAGATTAGGACTTGCGAAAATCGAAAAAACCATGGTGAACCTCTACCTCAATGAGATGGGAGTCTTCCAGAGTGAATTCGGTTTCCCTACAACTCGCCATGAAACGAACTACCTCAATGCCAACCTGGAACTCGCCGAAATGGGGGTTATCGCCCCCATCCGCCTGAGCGGATGGCTCCGAGCAACGAAGGCAGATGTGGAACTCGCGTACAAACTCGTGCCGAAGCTCAAGTACCTGAACCTCTCCATTTCCACTTCTGATCAGATGCTCAAGGCCAAACTCAACAAAACTCGGGACGAGGTCGTCAAAATGATGGTCGAAGCCGTTCAGGCAGCGAAAAGTTTTGGAGCCATAGGAATTGGGGTAAATGCCGAAGATGCTTCGCGGACTGATCTCGACTTCCTCGTGGACTTTGCCCTTGCTGGTAAAGAGGCAGGAGCTGAACGTTTCCGTTACTGCGACACCTTAGGCTACGACAGCCCCTTCACCATTTACGAGCGAATCCGGTACATTGCCGAAAAGACCAAAATGCCCATCGAACTCCACTGCCACAATGACCTCGGCATGGCGGTGGCGAATTCCGTCGCCGGAGCAAAGGCAGCTATCGATGCGGGAGTTGACGCCTACATCAACACCACCATAAACGGTGTCGGCGAGCGGGCAGGAAACGCTGACCTTGTTTCGGTGATTCTTGCCATCAAGTACGCAAGTGGCATCGAGGGAAAGTACGAGCTTGATGAACGCACCAACCTCAAAGCGGCCTGGAAGACCTGTAAGTACGCCTCCTATGCCTTCAAGGTTCCCATTCCCATCACTCAGCCGGGAGTTGGTGCCAACGCTTTTGCCCACTCCTCGGGCATCCACGCCGATGGAGTCCTGAAAGACCGGAAAAACTATGAACTCTACGACTTTGAGGAGCTCGGTCGAGGAGAGCCGGAAATCATTGAAACCGGACGTCAGATTGTGGTCGGTGAGTACAGCGGCATCAAGGGTTTCCGCAACGTCTACGAGAAACTCGAAATCGAATTCAAGAGCGAAGAAGAAGCCCGAGAGATTCTCGAGCTTGTGCGCTTTGCAAATGTCGAGAAGCAGAAACCCTTAGTAGAAGATGAACTCCGCTTCATTGCCAAGTACCCCAAGCAGGCCAAGCAAATCCTCACTCTGATTCCTTAAGGACGAAAGGCCTGCTCCTGCAGCAGGCCTTTCTGCATTCGCACAAAAGAGAGGAATGTTCCCGCTCTGCCATACCCATTCCGGAGATAGAAGGAGAGGGTCTTTTCTCTGTCCTTCTCCACATCGAGGATAACGCAGGAATCTCCTGCCTCCAGGGCTTTTGATTCCACCGCCTGGAGGAGCATTCGTCCTAATCCCTTTCCTTGGTGCGGCGGAAAAATAGCGATGTTACTCAAGTAGTACGATGAAGGGGGAAGTCCTGAAGAAAAAATCTTGGGAACAAAGAGGAAAAAGCGCGGCAGGGCAAAGGGAAAGAGTTTCCAGGCAGTGCAGAGTCCTTTCTCCCGTCGATCGCCACTTGCCCACCCAAGGGCCATGCCAAGGATTACCTCACCCTGTCGGAGCACAAGGGTATGGGGAAAGGAAAAGAGAGTCCTCGTGTCCTGGAAAAGACGCAAAAACACCTCTCTCCACGAAGGACCGAAAAGACGGGAAAGGACTCCCCCCGCAGAGAGCTCAAGAAGGAGGAGGAATGCTTCTTTTTCCTTCTCGTTTCCCGTCCCCCCTGTAATGGAGACCCCTATTTGGCGAAAGTTACCTCCCTCTTCCGTTTTCCCTCAATCCTCCAGTCCCGTCCAGCTTTAAAGAAGGCCTCGATGCTAGCGAAGGGAACATCTTGAGGAAGGTCACATCCAGTACTCAGGATAAAGTACGGGTACTCTTTCATGGCTTCAAGGAGGCGTAGCGTCGCTTCGTACACCTCTTTGGGTGTATCAAGGAGCATAGAAACGGGGCTTACGTTCCCAAGAAGGAGAATCTCGTCCTCTTTGGTGAACACTTCAGGGAGGTTCACTGCGCTATCGAGGCTCAAACCGGCAACACCACACCGTTTCATTTCCGGAATGAGATGATGGGTGTTTCCGCACACATGGAGAATGACCTCCACATCATCGAGAATCCCCACGAGTTCCCGGTACAAGGGAGCAAGGCTCTTCCGGAAAGTCTCCGGGCCAAAGATCACCGCCGTAGGCTCAAGGACCATGATGGTGTCGGCTCCTGCTTCTTTTAAGGCTTCCGCATACCGAAGGACAACCCCTTTGGCGAAATCGAGAACTCCCTGGAAGAAGGCCTCATCGAGGACACTCTGCATCGCGATTTCGTTTGCCCCCACAAGGAGTCCGGCCAGGGTCAAAGGCCCGATGACATACGCACCTACCGGACAAGGAAAAGCAGCCCGCATATGCCGAAGGGTCTCAAGGTATACAATGACTCTTCCATCCCCGAGGATATCAATTTTTCGGAAGTGGTCAAGGTCAGCCAAACTCTTCACCGGGTGAGCCTCCACCGAAGGTGTGTCGTCAAGGGGGAAACGCACCGGAAGGCCTAAGGCACTTGCCTCTACCGAGAGATCCATGAGGAAGAACATGGCATCAGGATGGAAAGCATCGTAGAGCCGACTCAAGGTCTGGAACTGGACAAGATGATTAAATTGATTTTGTTTAATGTTTGTCCCTGTGAGCTGAATGCCGGGGTATCCCATGAGGGGTACCACTGGCCTTTTCCCTTCTTCCCAAAAGGTTAAAGCCAACTCTTTCAGCGAAAAGCGGTGCGTACTCCGCCGCATAGGAACCACCTCGAATTTCATAAGAGAGTTAATTTTTCTTCCTCATTGTACCCCCTTTTTCCCTTTCCGTCAAGGGAGTCTGTGAGGCCATCGCATCTTGAACAAATGACAAATCACCAGGGGAGAACTTTGTGCTCTCAGAGTAGCCCAGGCTGGGAACCCGGGCTACTCTCTTCTCTATGCTCGGCCAATCTGGGCAAGAAGGCTTCGGATGTCCTGCTCAAGAGCTTCGCGTTCCTTTGCAGTGAGAGGTTTCAGAGGTCTTCGGGGGAATCCTCCTTCAAAGCCAAAGCAATCCATGGCGGCTTTGACACCACTCACTCCGTACCTTCCGGAAACGAGGCTGTTGAGCTTCATCACAAAACGATGGAGGGGAAGACCGTTCTCGAGGTCCTTCTTAAGTCCAAGCTCCACAAGGTCGCAGCAGAGATCCGGAAAGACATTGGCCAAAGACAGCACTCCACCCCTTGCTCCCACAAGGAGAGCCGGGAAAACGAAATCGGCAGATCCTGCAAGGACCGAGAAATTCTTCCCCTGGGAAGCGGCAATGTAGGCATCGTAGTTCCCTTTTGAGGTGTCCTTAAGACCGAAAATATTGGGATGCTCGCTGACACGGGCAATGAGGGATGGAGAGAGACAGAGACTGTTGGCCACAGCAGGGTTGTTGTAGAGGAGAAGGGGCTTGTCGATGGCTTCAGCAACCTCGGTGAAGTACTCGTAGAGAGCGTCATCGGTCATTCTCTTGGCAAAAAAGGAGGGGGGCATGAGGCTCACGAAGTCCACTCCAAGGCGGGCAAGGTCCCTGGCGAGCTTTTTGGACTCAAAAGTGGATTCACAACTTGCTCCTCCAATGAGGACCTTGTCTCCTTTGACTTCGAGAACCGTCTCGATAACTTTGAGTTTCTCCTCATAGGTGAGACTCCGGAATTCCCCATTGGTTCCCAAGGCAAGAAATCCCCTAAGTCTTGTCCTTGACAGCTTTTCAATATTCCTTCTCAAAGCCTCAAAGTTAACTGTCTCATCTTCTCGGAAAGGTGTTACAACAGGAGCAAAAACCCCAGTGAGGAATTCACAAATTTTGCCTTGTTCCATGCACATCACCTCTTTTTCAAAAACTTTCCTGCCAACCCGTATCCAGAATAGGACACACAGACACCCCCTGCTAACTAACGATTACACCTATCCTACCGTTAACCTTGTTATCCCTCAAAAGCTGGAAAGCATAGTTAATCTCCTCGAGTTCCAATACTTTGCCAATTATAGGCCGCAACCTCCCCTGAGCCACGAGACTCAAGCACTCGCTTATCTCTTCTTTGGTAGCAGCCCTTGTCCCTAAGACATCGATCTCAAAAAGGTGGGCTTTAAGAGTATCAACTTTAATCTTTGGACCATAAGCAACCAAGACCAGCCGACCACCTCTTCCAAGAATCTCCATACCCTTGCTAATACTTTGCTCACTACATACAAAGTCGATCACATGGTCTACTTCTGCGCCATCAGTGCATTGATATACTTCGTTGGTCCACGAATCACGATTACCGTCCAGCACAAAATCTGCGCCCAATTCCCTCATAAGCCGGAGCTTTTCCTCCATAAGATCAATTCCTATTACTTTGGCACCCAGTAGTTTAGCTATCTGGATTGCATGTAGACCCAATCCACCACCGCCACCGATCATAACAACCCAGTCACCCTCAGTCACCTGAGCTCGTCGCACTAAGGCATGGTAGCAAGTAGCTATCGCATCGCTCACAACAGCGGCTTCAACAAAAGATAGAGACGGAGGCTTACGGACAAGACACCCTTCTGGCACAGCGACATACTCGGCGAAACCACCATCCCGTTCAAAACCAATTCTTCCTTCCAAATTCTGGCAAATCGTGTTACGACCACTCTTGCAAAATCGGCATGTACCACAAGAAATGTAAAAGGAAACGACAATTTCATCGCCTATTTGGAAATCCCGAACATCCCGACCCAAAGCAACTACCTCACCAGAAATCTCGTGTCCCGGTACAAGGGGAAGGCTTTTTGTGGGGACCCTTCCTTCTTGAATCTTTATATCAGTGCCGCAAATGCCTGCCCCCTTAACTTTCACCAAGACTTCCCCATCCCCAATTCTGGGAACTTCAATCTCCCTTAACACAAGGGGTGCACCATACTTCTCAAGTACCATCGCTTTCACAACTACTCCTCCTCAACGCCTCAGGTAAGCGCTTCCATAAAGCCCCGTAGGTCTAACAAGAAGGACAACCAGCATTAGCAAGAAAGGAGCTATATGAGCCAATGGTCCCCAAATAAGAGAACCAAAAGAAACAATTTGCCCCACAAGTATTGCAGAAATAAGGGTGCCTTTGATGCTCCCTAATCCTCCAATGATGACCACCATAAAGGCAAATGCTGTAATACTTAAGCCCATGTCAGGAACAACCATAACCATCGGGGTGTGAAGGCCACCAGCTAATGCCGAAAGCAAGGCCGCAAGGATAAACGTTACCG
This Candidatus Caldatribacterium sp. DNA region includes the following protein-coding sequences:
- a CDS encoding GNAT family N-acetyltransferase — translated: MRLFQDTRTLFSFPHTLVLRQGEVILGMALGWASGDRREKGLCTAWKLFPFALPRFFLFVPKIFSSGLPPSSYYLSNIAIFPPHQGKGLGRMLLQAVESKALEAGDSCVILDVEKDREKTLSFYLRNGYGRAGTFLSFVRMQKGLLQEQAFRP
- a CDS encoding insulinase family protein, encoding MQFLSYTKRVLPCGARIVFRRMDSPLVAVNLWVRAGVRDEKPEKNGISHFFEHMVFKGTVHFPGLLLSRRVQALGGTLNAGTSLDTTDFYLVVPQEFWKEALSLEMELVTQPLLDPEDIEREKMVVIQEIHIDEDDPEERLAHLLYERVFSETPYGLPILGREDTVQRFTREDLLEHQSRFYHPANMVLAVSGNLKEEELFAFSEELFASMSLPQELNNSFFPPLPLPERQIVECVMDVRRFYGAIGFLCDGIKSDNFYLLRLLSLIMGDGLGSRLNIALREERRLVDTIHTTYSYYEHVGIFAIFFTFSQGNFEEIEEAIRGEFTKLTYFAPTEEELERAKNLLKSGFFNAIETTLGSAELLGRLDTIDSIDRSLRAFFQVERAKPEDLVEVARRYVDFERGTSICIKPGG
- a CDS encoding pyridoxal phosphate-dependent aminotransferase: MIAPSATLSISAKAQAMKRQGIDVISFSAGEPDFDTPSFIKEEAKRAIDAGFTKYTPTQGIAELREAICEKLKRENGLSYSPQEVIVSCGAKHSLYNAIMTLCDPGDEVLLPIPFWVTYVEQIRLAGGEPVFVACKTDSLAPDIDALERAITPKTRLLILNNPSNPTGIVLSEEILAQIARIAVERNLLVISDEIYEHLVYEVPFPRSIATFPGMKERTVVINGVSKTFSMTGWRIGYAAGPKEVIEGMARLQDHMTSNPTSVSQKAALAALRCPPHVVREMVETFNARRKLMLAHLADIPDISFPVPQGAFYVFADFSKYCGGRFEGEPIGDSVRLAELLLEKAHIACVPGSAFGMEGYLRFSYATSEKAIEAGMQRLKDFLKRVE
- a CDS encoding uroporphyrinogen decarboxylase family protein, coding for MRRSTHRFSLKELALTFWEEGKRPVVPLMGYPGIQLTGTNIKQNQFNHLVQFQTLSRLYDAFHPDAMFFLMDLSVEASALGLPVRFPLDDTPSVEAHPVKSLADLDHFRKIDILGDGRVIVYLETLRHMRAAFPCPVGAYVIGPLTLAGLLVGANEIAMQSVLDEAFFQGVLDFAKGVVLRYAEALKEAGADTIMVLEPTAVIFGPETFRKSLAPLYRELVGILDDVEVILHVCGNTHHLIPEMKRCGVAGLSLDSAVNLPEVFTKEDEILLLGNVSPVSMLLDTPKEVYEATLRLLEAMKEYPYFILSTGCDLPQDVPFASIEAFFKAGRDWRIEGKRKREVTFAK
- a CDS encoding homocitrate synthase; its protein translation is MPKIRIIDVTNRDGVQTARLGLAKIEKTMVNLYLNEMGVFQSEFGFPTTRHETNYLNANLELAEMGVIAPIRLSGWLRATKADVELAYKLVPKLKYLNLSISTSDQMLKAKLNKTRDEVVKMMVEAVQAAKSFGAIGIGVNAEDASRTDLDFLVDFALAGKEAGAERFRYCDTLGYDSPFTIYERIRYIAEKTKMPIELHCHNDLGMAVANSVAGAKAAIDAGVDAYINTTINGVGERAGNADLVSVILAIKYASGIEGKYELDERTNLKAAWKTCKYASYAFKVPIPITQPGVGANAFAHSSGIHADGVLKDRKNYELYDFEELGRGEPEIIETGRQIVVGEYSGIKGFRNVYEKLEIEFKSEEEAREILELVRFANVEKQKPLVEDELRFIAKYPKQAKQILTLIP
- a CDS encoding insulinase family protein; amino-acid sequence: MWTSSEGPLSASSQVGEVDEKSFRVEKRVFRNGLTLLFIPRESELVVFHLLLGLGNIFERKEERGISALLQEALLKGTKQKSGIEFSRAVEHLGATFESSSNYFTGKVVMQGPAEVAEDILALFLEAIKTPAFLPEEVEKEKCFLIDLLRALDDDPLKAAMLRFKRAFFGRHPYAFPTLGEIRSLERMTQEQVVSWYERTFVPNNMVLAVAGKFNKDRMEKILERELGSIIPREFSFPSRDRFFPASLKIVDCKEVRDSWVVLGFRAPGILEVKDRVAFDVLNNVLGGGMYSRLFTKIRENRGLSYQVGSVYVPLLGPSFICAYCGFAPCYFDTVVGILREEFRNLLNLGEEEFSEAKAYTRGLFLHSFESVASLAALFAFYERIGLGWEFPFQYEAMLRELSLEEAKAIYRKFVGQGESLGAIMPVA
- a CDS encoding sugar phosphate isomerase/epimerase gives rise to the protein MKIGVFLVLFQNEPFEKALDYVKAQGVEAVEIGTGGYPGNAHCNPKELLADASKLSRFKEAVESRGLEISALSCHGNPLHPNPEIARKHHEDFEVSVLLAEKLGVQNVITFSGCPGDSENAKYPNWVTCPWPSDFLEVLKWQWEEKLIPYWRKAGQFAKDHGVRVCLEMHPGFCVYNPETLLRLREAVGDVIGANFDPSHLFWQGIDPIFALRKLEGAIYHVHAKDTKIDPVNSLVNGNLDTKVYTEESKRSWIFRTVGYGHDFGFWKDFVSTLRLVGYDGVLSIEHEDSLMSGREGFEKAVAFLKEVVIREKIGQAWWV